A part of Acidobacteriota bacterium genomic DNA contains:
- a CDS encoding ParB/RepB/Spo0J family partition protein, translating into MAETRKALGRGLHALIPELPPLDPTRETPPVRDVDLDLLHPNQDQPRGSGEGPALDELAQSIRAHGVIQPIVVARRRDGGEGYEIIAGERRWRAAQRAGLLRVPVVIRDIGETRRLELALIENIQRENLNPMEEAAAYARLAADFGMTQQQIASSVGKDRATIANYVRLLGLPEDVRNDVAERRLTMGHARALAALTDADVQRRVASEVIRKDLSVRATETLVRQATGTDRKRRPSDTASGDVHVRAAEAKLRRTLGAPVRIVQRGRTGRIEITFKSPDELQRLYEQLTGS; encoded by the coding sequence GTGGCTGAGACACGCAAGGCGCTCGGGCGTGGGCTGCACGCCCTGATCCCGGAGCTGCCGCCGCTCGACCCCACTCGCGAGACGCCTCCGGTGCGCGACGTGGATCTGGACCTGCTGCATCCCAATCAGGATCAGCCGAGGGGTTCGGGGGAAGGACCGGCGCTCGACGAGCTGGCGCAGTCCATACGGGCGCACGGCGTCATTCAACCGATCGTCGTTGCCCGCCGCCGCGACGGGGGCGAGGGCTACGAGATCATTGCGGGCGAACGGCGATGGCGTGCCGCGCAACGTGCGGGCCTCCTGCGCGTCCCCGTCGTGATACGAGACATCGGGGAGACTCGCCGCCTCGAGCTGGCCCTTATAGAGAACATCCAGCGCGAGAACCTGAACCCGATGGAGGAGGCTGCCGCGTATGCCCGTCTCGCGGCCGACTTCGGCATGACGCAACAGCAGATAGCCAGCTCTGTCGGAAAGGACCGCGCGACGATCGCGAACTACGTGCGTCTCCTCGGCCTGCCGGAGGACGTGCGGAACGACGTGGCGGAGCGCCGCCTGACGATGGGGCATGCCCGCGCCCTTGCCGCGCTGACGGATGCGGACGTCCAACGCCGAGTGGCGAGCGAGGTAATCAGGAAGGACCTGTCGGTCCGGGCCACCGAGACGCTGGTCCGGCAAGCCACCGGCACGGACCGCAAGCGCCGTCCGTCGGACACGGCGTCGGGCGATGTCCATGTGCGCGCGGCCGAGGCGAAACTCCGCCGCACGCTCGGCGCCCCGGTCCGGATCGTCCAGCGGGGCCGGACGGGCCGGATTGAAATCACCTTCAAGTCGCCCGACGAACTCCAGCGGCTCTACGAACAACTGACGGGCTCGTGA
- a CDS encoding 16S rRNA (guanine(527)-N(7))-methyltransferase RsmG, whose amino-acid sequence MASGEQGATGTDPAQLVDRASLAGVAVGGATAQTLAIYLDLVRRWNARMNLTALDGPDQAIDRLIVEPLAAARHIPLGASVIDIGSGNGSPAIPLRIARPDLVAVRLVESRMRRGVFLREVIRELRLDRVVVENDRYEALLEDPALHDAHDALTLRGVAWDVAVLSRLQRFLRPGGLICLFASGRADGQGVDDLGLQPPLVWHASAPLGATLGSRLIMVRVDR is encoded by the coding sequence ATGGCGTCCGGGGAGCAAGGCGCCACCGGCACCGATCCCGCGCAGTTGGTCGACCGTGCGTCGCTCGCCGGTGTAGCCGTCGGCGGTGCGACGGCCCAAACGCTTGCCATCTACCTCGACCTCGTGCGCCGCTGGAACGCGCGCATGAACCTCACGGCGCTCGATGGCCCGGATCAGGCGATCGATCGGCTGATCGTCGAGCCGCTGGCGGCCGCGAGGCACATCCCGTTGGGCGCGTCGGTCATCGACATCGGATCCGGGAATGGCTCGCCCGCGATCCCGCTGCGAATCGCGAGACCGGACCTCGTGGCCGTGCGACTCGTCGAATCAAGGATGCGCAGAGGCGTGTTTCTGCGGGAGGTGATCCGGGAGCTGCGGCTGGACCGCGTGGTGGTCGAGAACGATCGCTACGAGGCGTTGCTGGAAGACCCGGCCCTGCATGACGCGCACGACGCCTTGACTCTACGCGGCGTTGCCTGGGATGTGGCCGTGCTGTCCCGGTTGCAGCGTTTCCTTCGTCCAGGCGGTCTGATCTGCCTTTTTGCCAGTGGACGAGCTGACGGGCAAGGCGTGGACGATCTGGGGCTCCAGCCGCCCCTTGTCTGGCACGCGTCAGCCCCGCTTGGTGCGACGCTCGGAAGTCGGCTTATCATGGTGCGCGTCGACCGTTGA
- the mnmE gene encoding tRNA uridine-5-carboxymethylaminomethyl(34) synthesis GTPase MnmE, which yields MSLARNFCGAGSEMFATDDTIVAIATPPGPGGIGIVRLSGGRAADIGGAILAGPPRLEPRRATLTEVVAPGDSRSIDQVLATWFPGPASYTGEDVMEVSAHGSPVVLRQIVAAAMAAGARLAEPGEFTFRAYLHGRLDLPQAEAVGDLVAAVTPLQARVAFDQLEGTVTAAVAAFDRSLFDLMARLEASLDFPEEGYHFVDKAAAGAEAEALASRIDQLLDSAARGRLIREGCQVAVLGRPNVGKSTLFNLLCGAPRAIVTEVAGTTRDLLTDTVDLQGIAVTLVDTAGLRESEDVVEAEGVRRARGTLGVATAVVVVLDGSRRLEAEDRSLLEETSGRKRVIVVSKRDCPPAWEVDALEALAPATPVVEACLLPEAAGANEAQRAIATVLAHAVGSDAAEAVHDAPAVSNIRHVRSLETARAALRRTAEAAAQGATEELLLEDLQEARRALEAIAGRRAPDALIERIFSSFCIGK from the coding sequence GTGTCGCTGGCGCGAAACTTCTGCGGCGCGGGCTCCGAGATGTTTGCCACCGACGACACGATTGTGGCGATCGCAACGCCGCCCGGCCCGGGTGGCATTGGCATCGTCCGGCTCAGCGGGGGCCGCGCGGCTGACATCGGAGGAGCGATCCTCGCGGGACCACCTCGTCTGGAACCGCGCCGCGCAACGCTGACCGAAGTAGTCGCGCCAGGAGATTCCCGGTCGATAGACCAGGTGCTGGCCACCTGGTTTCCAGGCCCCGCGTCCTATACCGGGGAAGACGTGATGGAAGTGAGCGCGCACGGCAGTCCCGTAGTGCTGCGCCAGATCGTCGCCGCGGCCATGGCGGCCGGCGCCCGGCTTGCGGAACCGGGGGAGTTTACGTTTCGCGCGTATTTGCACGGGCGCCTCGACCTGCCGCAGGCCGAAGCGGTGGGCGACCTGGTCGCGGCGGTAACGCCGCTGCAGGCGCGCGTCGCCTTCGACCAGCTGGAGGGGACGGTCACCGCGGCGGTCGCCGCGTTCGATCGCTCGCTGTTCGACCTGATGGCGCGGCTCGAGGCGTCGCTCGACTTTCCGGAGGAGGGTTATCACTTCGTCGACAAGGCGGCCGCAGGTGCGGAGGCGGAGGCGCTGGCGTCGCGGATCGATCAACTGCTGGACAGCGCCGCGCGCGGACGCCTGATACGCGAAGGCTGCCAGGTGGCGGTCCTCGGCCGGCCGAACGTGGGCAAGTCAACGCTGTTCAACCTGCTATGCGGCGCGCCGCGGGCGATCGTGACCGAAGTTGCGGGAACGACACGCGATCTGCTGACGGATACAGTTGATCTGCAGGGGATCGCGGTCACATTGGTGGATACCGCGGGGCTGCGCGAGTCCGAGGACGTTGTGGAGGCGGAAGGCGTTCGGCGGGCTCGCGGGACGCTCGGCGTCGCGACCGCGGTTGTCGTCGTCCTGGATGGGTCGCGCCGGCTTGAAGCGGAGGACCGGTCGTTGCTGGAGGAGACGTCAGGCCGGAAGCGCGTCATCGTGGTGAGCAAGCGTGATTGCCCGCCCGCCTGGGAGGTAGACGCGCTGGAAGCGCTGGCGCCCGCGACGCCGGTCGTGGAGGCGTGCCTGCTGCCGGAGGCGGCCGGCGCGAACGAAGCGCAGCGAGCGATCGCGACCGTACTGGCGCACGCGGTCGGGAGCGATGCCGCCGAGGCGGTCCACGACGCGCCGGCAGTCTCGAACATCCGGCACGTGCGGTCGCTGGAGACGGCGCGCGCGGCCCTCCGGCGTACCGCGGAAGCGGCGGCGCAGGGCGCGACGGAAGAGCTGTTGCTAGAGGATCTGCAGGAGGCCCGGCGCGCGCTGGAAGCAATCGCTGGCCGGCGGGCCCCGGACGCACTGATTGAGCGGATTTTCTCGTCGTTCTGCATCGGAAAATAG
- the atpD gene encoding F0F1 ATP synthase subunit beta produces the protein MADAENKVGRVVQVIGPVVDVEFGGGYLPPIYNALQIRADVDGTDPVDVICEVEQHLGESRVRTVAMKPTDGMQRGMEAVDTGAPISMPVGPKTLGRVLNVLGEPVDFPDQPVEADERWSIHRPAPELEDQSTELKMFETGIKVIDLLEPYLQGGKIGLFGGAGVGKTVIIQELIHNIAMKHGGVSVFGGVGERTREGNDLWLEFQESGVVSLEEPEKSRAALIYGQMTEPPGARLRVGLSALTVAEYFRDAEGKDVLLFIDNIFRFTQAGSEVSALLGRMPSAVGYQPTLLTEMGALQERITSTRKGSITSVQAIYVPADDYTDPAPATTFAHLDATTNLSRRIVELGIYPAVDPLASTSRILDPRVIGEEHYNVARAVKQVLQRYKDLQDIIAILGIDELSEDDKLAVSRARKIEKFLSQPFFVAQQFTGKEGKYVPIADTVRGFQEIVEGKHDHLPEQAFYMVGTIEEAVANAEQQGSAA, from the coding sequence ATGGCGGATGCGGAGAACAAGGTCGGGCGCGTCGTACAGGTGATCGGCCCGGTGGTCGACGTGGAATTCGGGGGCGGCTACCTGCCGCCGATCTACAACGCGTTGCAGATCAGGGCCGATGTCGACGGGACCGACCCGGTCGACGTCATCTGCGAGGTCGAGCAGCACCTCGGGGAGAGCCGCGTCCGCACCGTGGCCATGAAGCCCACCGACGGGATGCAGCGCGGGATGGAAGCGGTGGACACCGGCGCGCCGATCTCGATGCCGGTCGGGCCGAAAACGCTGGGCCGGGTGCTGAACGTGCTGGGCGAGCCGGTCGACTTCCCGGATCAGCCGGTCGAGGCCGACGAGCGCTGGTCGATTCACCGGCCGGCCCCGGAGCTCGAGGATCAGTCGACCGAGCTCAAGATGTTCGAGACCGGCATCAAGGTCATCGATCTCCTCGAGCCCTACCTGCAGGGAGGCAAGATCGGCCTGTTCGGCGGCGCTGGCGTCGGCAAGACGGTCATCATCCAGGAGCTGATCCACAACATCGCCATGAAGCATGGCGGCGTGTCGGTGTTCGGCGGGGTCGGCGAGCGGACGCGCGAAGGGAACGACCTCTGGCTGGAGTTCCAGGAGAGCGGCGTGGTCAGCCTGGAGGAGCCGGAGAAGTCCCGCGCCGCCCTGATCTACGGTCAGATGACCGAGCCGCCCGGCGCGCGCCTGCGCGTCGGCCTGAGCGCGCTCACCGTCGCCGAGTACTTCCGGGACGCCGAAGGGAAGGACGTTCTCCTCTTCATCGACAACATCTTCCGTTTCACGCAGGCGGGATCCGAGGTTTCCGCCCTGCTCGGACGGATGCCGTCGGCGGTCGGCTACCAGCCGACCCTGCTGACCGAGATGGGCGCGCTGCAGGAACGGATCACGTCGACACGCAAGGGATCGATCACCTCCGTGCAGGCGATCTACGTGCCTGCCGACGACTACACCGATCCGGCGCCGGCGACGACGTTCGCGCACCTCGACGCGACGACCAACCTGTCGCGCCGGATCGTTGAGCTGGGTATCTACCCTGCCGTCGATCCGCTGGCGTCGACGTCGCGCATCCTCGACCCGCGCGTCATCGGAGAGGAGCACTACAACGTCGCCCGCGCCGTCAAGCAGGTGCTGCAGCGCTACAAGGACCTGCAGGACATCATTGCCATTCTGGGGATCGACGAGTTGTCGGAGGACGACAAGCTGGCCGTCTCCCGTGCGCGGAAGATCGAGAAGTTCCTGTCCCAGCCCTTCTTCGTGGCCCAGCAGTTCACGGGCAAGGAAGGGAAGTACGTCCCGATTGCCGACACCGTGCGCGGCTTCCAGGAGATCGTCGAAGGCAAGCACGATCATCTGCCGGAGCAGGCGTTCTACATGGTGGGTACCATTGAGGAAGCGGTGGCCAACGCGGAGCAGCAGGGCTCGGCCGCCTAG
- a CDS encoding ParA family protein: protein MQARVLAVANQKGGVGKTTTTVNLAAALALADQTVLVVDLDPQANLTSGLGQKPAGEDASAPLTVFDALTNDNVPVLDDYLSPTSVPGLSLVAADGSLAGAELVLAGLERRERRLRPLLHEARRRFDYVLIDTPPSLGLLTVNALIAAEAVLIPMTCEYYALEGLATLMATLRRVQATFNPRLGVAGVVLTMADLRTNLGQQVAADVRNVFGGAVFETIIPRNVRLAEAPSHGLPVILYDVRSRGAEAYQTLAMEFLTRTRGAAAAAEGMTQRG from the coding sequence GTGCAGGCGCGCGTGCTCGCCGTGGCCAATCAGAAGGGGGGAGTCGGCAAGACCACCACCACCGTCAACCTTGCTGCCGCGCTTGCACTTGCCGACCAAACCGTCCTCGTGGTCGATCTCGACCCCCAGGCGAACTTGACCAGCGGCCTCGGCCAGAAACCGGCCGGCGAGGACGCTTCGGCCCCGCTGACGGTCTTCGACGCCCTTACGAACGACAACGTTCCCGTCCTCGACGATTACCTGTCGCCCACGTCCGTTCCCGGGCTGTCTCTGGTCGCGGCGGACGGCAGCCTGGCCGGCGCGGAGCTGGTCCTCGCCGGCCTCGAGCGCCGCGAACGACGCCTCCGTCCACTGCTCCATGAAGCACGCCGGCGGTTCGACTACGTGCTGATCGACACGCCGCCATCGCTCGGCCTGTTGACCGTCAACGCACTCATCGCGGCCGAGGCCGTGCTGATTCCGATGACCTGCGAGTACTACGCACTCGAAGGCCTTGCCACGCTGATGGCGACCCTGCGCCGGGTGCAGGCGACGTTCAATCCGCGTCTCGGCGTCGCCGGCGTCGTCCTTACCATGGCCGACCTGCGGACCAACCTGGGGCAACAGGTGGCGGCGGACGTGCGGAACGTCTTCGGGGGGGCGGTCTTCGAGACCATCATTCCACGCAACGTCCGGCTCGCGGAGGCCCCGAGTCACGGACTGCCGGTGATTCTGTACGACGTCAGGTCGCGAGGGGCCGAGGCCTACCAGACACTCGCCATGGAATTCCTGACCCGCACCCGCGGCGCTGCTGCCGCCGCAGAAGGGATGACGCAACGTGGCTGA
- a CDS encoding F0F1 ATP synthase subunit alpha, giving the protein MTIKADEISQIIKEQLGDYSLDVDVAEVGTVVSVGDGIARLHGIDRAMATEMLEFPHGVFGIALNLEEDGVGAVLLGATTEIREGDTVKRTGRVMSVPVGDAMLGRVVNALGQPIDGKGPIATTRQSPIERIAPGVVDRQPVKEPLQTGLKAVDAMIPIGRGQRELIIGDRQTGKTAVAIDTIINQKGLDVVCIYNAIGQKQSTIAQVVRTLEDEGAMDYTIVVAAAASEPAPLLYISPYSACTLGEYFRDSGRHAVCIYDDLSKHAQAYREISLLLRRPPGREAFPGDVFYLHSRLLERAAKLNNELGGGSLTALPIIETQAGDLSAYIPTNVISITDGQIFLESDLFHQGIRPAINVGNSVSRVGGSAQIRAMRQVAGTLRLDLAQYRELQAFAQFGSDLDKATQHQLNRGARLVEVLKQPQYAPLPVERQVMFIFAGTKGFLDEVAESDVATYETELYRLMETRHADLVSRLAEEKKLSDELAASFEEVVREFSQQFVAARKDAAA; this is encoded by the coding sequence ATGACGATCAAAGCAGACGAAATCTCACAGATCATCAAGGAACAGCTGGGCGACTACTCGCTCGACGTCGACGTGGCGGAGGTTGGCACCGTCGTCTCGGTTGGCGACGGCATCGCGCGCCTGCACGGGATTGACCGGGCCATGGCGACCGAGATGCTCGAGTTCCCGCACGGCGTCTTCGGTATCGCCCTGAATCTGGAGGAAGACGGTGTCGGCGCCGTGCTTCTCGGCGCCACGACGGAGATCCGCGAGGGCGATACCGTCAAGCGGACCGGTCGCGTCATGTCGGTGCCGGTGGGTGACGCCATGCTGGGCCGCGTCGTGAACGCGCTGGGCCAACCGATCGACGGCAAGGGTCCGATTGCGACGACCCGGCAGTCGCCGATCGAGCGGATTGCGCCCGGCGTCGTCGACCGGCAGCCGGTCAAGGAGCCGCTGCAGACCGGGCTGAAGGCAGTCGACGCGATGATCCCGATTGGCCGCGGCCAGCGCGAGCTGATCATCGGCGACCGGCAGACCGGCAAGACCGCGGTCGCGATCGACACGATCATCAACCAGAAGGGACTCGACGTCGTCTGCATCTACAACGCCATCGGGCAAAAGCAGTCGACCATCGCGCAGGTGGTACGGACCCTGGAAGATGAGGGGGCGATGGACTACACCATCGTCGTCGCCGCCGCCGCTTCCGAGCCGGCGCCCCTCCTCTACATCAGCCCCTACTCCGCCTGCACGCTCGGCGAGTACTTCCGCGACAGCGGCCGCCACGCGGTCTGCATCTACGACGACCTGTCGAAGCACGCGCAGGCCTACCGTGAGATCTCCCTCCTGCTGCGGCGGCCGCCAGGGCGCGAGGCGTTCCCGGGAGACGTGTTCTATCTCCACTCCCGCCTGCTCGAGCGAGCCGCGAAACTGAACAACGAGCTCGGCGGCGGCTCGCTCACCGCGCTGCCGATCATCGAGACGCAGGCGGGCGACCTGTCCGCCTACATTCCGACCAACGTGATCTCGATCACCGACGGGCAGATCTTCCTCGAGTCGGATCTGTTCCACCAGGGAATCCGGCCGGCCATCAACGTCGGCAACTCGGTCTCGCGTGTCGGGGGGTCGGCCCAGATCCGGGCGATGCGGCAGGTAGCCGGCACGCTCCGGCTGGACCTGGCGCAATACCGCGAGCTGCAGGCGTTCGCGCAGTTCGGGAGCGACCTCGACAAGGCAACCCAGCACCAGCTCAACCGCGGCGCGCGCCTCGTCGAGGTGCTGAAGCAACCGCAGTACGCGCCGCTGCCCGTTGAGCGTCAGGTGATGTTCATCTTCGCCGGCACGAAGGGCTTTCTCGACGAGGTCGCGGAGAGCGATGTCGCGACCTACGAGACCGAGCTGTACCGCCTGATGGAGACCCGCCACGCCGATCTGGTGTCGCGCCTGGCGGAAGAAAAGAAACTGAGCGACGAGCTGGCGGCCAGTTTCGAGGAAGTGGTCCGCGAGTTCTCGCAGCAGTTTGTCGCGGCGCGCAAGGACGCGGCGGCCTGA
- a CDS encoding F0F1 ATP synthase subunit epsilon codes for MPLPQHLTIEIVTPDRAIVHETVDEAQIPGAEGYLGVLPGHTPLLVTLDVGEVWFRRGEDLSYLHVAFGFAEILPDRIRILARTAERADEIDIERAEAAAERARKRLAEATEVDFQRARIALLKSLARLQVAERMRRRRTPVR; via the coding sequence ATGCCGCTACCGCAGCACCTGACGATAGAGATTGTCACGCCGGACCGGGCGATCGTCCACGAGACGGTGGACGAGGCGCAGATCCCAGGCGCCGAGGGCTACCTCGGGGTGTTGCCCGGGCATACGCCGCTGCTGGTGACGCTGGACGTGGGAGAGGTCTGGTTCCGGCGGGGCGAGGACCTGTCGTACCTGCACGTCGCCTTCGGCTTTGCGGAGATCCTGCCGGATCGGATCCGGATCCTGGCCCGCACGGCGGAGCGCGCGGACGAGATCGACATCGAGCGGGCCGAGGCCGCGGCGGAGCGCGCGCGGAAGCGGCTCGCCGAGGCAACCGAGGTAGATTTCCAGCGGGCGCGGATCGCATTGCTCAAGTCGCTGGCCCGTCTGCAGGTGGCCGAGCGGATGCGCCGTCGCCGTACCCCGGTGCGGTGA
- the atpG gene encoding ATP synthase F1 subunit gamma yields the protein MPSLIDLRRRIRAVKSTEQITKAMKTVAASKLRRAQDRIVNARPFASLMRRVLADLAERNADAPGHPLLAAPRAPEAPVLLFLVTADKGLCGSFNSHLVREASSFIVNSDKPVALGLVGRKGRDYFGRRGVEIRFEMVNLFSRLTYAHAEEMARIATEQYVDGEVSRVVVLYNEFKSVLQQKVVVDQLLPIPTLQEVDGETVEGLADGSDLTEAGHLFEPAAEQIFADLLPHHVETQCFRVLLESAAAEHAARMTAMDAATRNAGEMIDGLTLHMNKVRQAAITRELIEVVSGAEAL from the coding sequence ATGCCCTCCCTCATCGATCTCCGCCGCCGGATCCGGGCCGTCAAGTCGACGGAACAGATCACCAAGGCGATGAAGACGGTGGCGGCGTCGAAGTTGCGTCGCGCGCAGGACCGGATCGTCAACGCTCGGCCGTTCGCGAGCCTGATGCGGCGCGTGCTGGCCGATCTGGCGGAGCGGAACGCCGACGCGCCGGGCCACCCGCTGCTGGCGGCGCCGCGCGCGCCGGAGGCGCCGGTGCTGCTGTTCCTGGTGACCGCCGACAAGGGGCTTTGCGGCAGCTTCAATTCCCACCTGGTCCGCGAGGCGTCGAGCTTCATCGTGAATTCGGACAAGCCGGTGGCGCTTGGACTGGTGGGACGGAAGGGACGCGACTACTTTGGCCGCCGCGGTGTGGAGATCCGGTTCGAGATGGTGAATCTGTTCAGCAGGTTGACCTACGCGCACGCCGAGGAAATGGCGCGGATCGCGACCGAGCAGTACGTCGACGGCGAGGTTTCGCGCGTCGTCGTCCTCTACAACGAGTTCAAGAGCGTCCTGCAGCAGAAGGTGGTGGTCGATCAGTTGCTGCCGATCCCGACCCTTCAGGAGGTGGACGGTGAGACTGTCGAGGGGCTGGCCGACGGGTCCGACCTGACCGAGGCCGGGCACCTCTTCGAGCCGGCCGCCGAGCAGATCTTCGCCGACCTTCTTCCGCACCATGTCGAGACGCAGTGTTTCCGCGTGCTACTGGAGTCGGCGGCGGCAGAGCACGCGGCGCGCATGACCGCGATGGACGCGGCGACGCGGAACGCGGGCGAGATGATCGACGGTCTGACGCTCCATATGAACAAGGTTCGCCAGGCGGCGATCACCCGTGAGTTGATCGAGGTGGTTTCGGGCGCGGAGGCGCTGTAG
- the mnmG gene encoding tRNA uridine-5-carboxymethylaminomethyl(34) synthesis enzyme MnmG, with translation MGRRRRRSFDVIVVGAGHAGVEAAWSAARLGCRVGLCTLSEETVAHMPCNPAIGGTAKGHLVREIDALGGLMGLAIDATGIQFKLLNRSRGAAVRSPRAQADKRDYGRWVSAALRREPRIEWIIGRAGRLLMERGGITGIELEPGDGGTRLGARAVVVTAGTFLNGLIHIGPEQHPAGRAGEPPSHHLAESLKALGLQWGRLKTGTPPRLERESIDFGRFDEARGDDPPVPFSFLTDRIDRPQIVCHLLHTTGAVHDLVRAHIAESPLYNGQITGIGPRYCPSLEDKVMRFPDRERHHVLLEPEGLASDEIYVNGYSMSLPAAVQERLVHALPGLERAVMKRPGYAVEYDFVQPTELSRTYETRAVAGLFLAGQVNGTSGYEEAAGQGIVAGVNAARRVREEAPFILHRDEAYLGVLADDLTTRGCLEPYRMFTSRAEHRLHLRVDNADLRLTERGRAIGLVDDARWRRFEARQGRFDRNMDAVTHTRVTCADGARTPAAQWLRRPDTTLDQLRTTGAVVLEVAPGEEATDCWSVETACKYSGYLERQKAAVARARRLEARRIPAGITYGAISGLSAEVVERLSAVRPETIGQASRIPGVTPAAVELIACRLDR, from the coding sequence ATGGGCAGGCGGAGACGCCGGTCGTTCGACGTAATCGTGGTCGGGGCGGGACACGCCGGGGTCGAGGCGGCCTGGTCGGCCGCGCGCCTGGGATGCCGGGTCGGTCTCTGCACGCTGTCCGAAGAGACAGTTGCGCACATGCCGTGCAATCCGGCGATCGGCGGCACGGCAAAAGGTCACCTTGTCCGGGAGATCGATGCGCTGGGCGGCCTGATGGGATTAGCGATCGACGCGACGGGCATTCAGTTCAAGCTCTTAAACCGAAGCCGTGGCGCCGCCGTCCGCTCGCCCCGGGCGCAGGCGGACAAGCGCGATTATGGCCGTTGGGTGTCCGCTGCCCTACGCCGCGAACCGCGGATAGAGTGGATCATCGGGCGGGCGGGTCGTCTCCTGATGGAGCGGGGTGGCATCACCGGCATAGAACTGGAACCTGGTGACGGCGGAACGCGCCTTGGGGCGCGGGCGGTCGTCGTCACCGCCGGCACGTTCCTCAACGGCCTGATACACATCGGCCCGGAGCAGCATCCGGCCGGACGCGCGGGAGAGCCGCCGTCGCATCACCTGGCGGAATCGCTCAAGGCCCTGGGCCTTCAGTGGGGGCGGCTAAAGACCGGCACGCCGCCGCGTCTGGAGCGGGAGAGTATCGACTTCGGCCGCTTCGATGAAGCGCGGGGCGATGATCCGCCGGTTCCCTTCTCTTTCCTGACGGACCGTATCGACCGGCCCCAGATTGTCTGCCATCTTCTCCATACGACAGGCGCCGTGCACGATCTGGTCCGGGCGCATATCGCGGAATCGCCCCTGTACAACGGTCAGATTACCGGTATCGGCCCTCGCTACTGCCCGTCGCTCGAGGATAAGGTGATGCGTTTCCCGGACCGTGAACGCCATCATGTCTTGCTGGAGCCGGAGGGACTCGCGAGCGACGAGATCTACGTGAACGGCTATTCGATGAGTCTGCCGGCTGCCGTCCAGGAACGGCTGGTCCATGCGCTGCCCGGCCTCGAACGGGCGGTAATGAAGCGCCCCGGGTATGCGGTGGAGTACGACTTCGTGCAGCCGACGGAGCTGTCCCGAACCTACGAGACGCGAGCAGTCGCGGGTCTCTTTCTGGCCGGCCAGGTCAACGGGACGTCAGGCTACGAAGAGGCAGCCGGGCAGGGGATTGTGGCTGGTGTCAATGCGGCGCGCCGCGTCAGAGAGGAGGCACCCTTCATTCTGCACCGGGACGAGGCGTATCTCGGCGTCCTGGCCGACGACCTGACGACGCGTGGTTGCCTGGAGCCGTACCGCATGTTCACGTCGCGGGCCGAGCATCGGTTACACCTGCGGGTGGACAATGCCGATTTGCGACTCACGGAGCGGGGTCGCGCGATCGGCCTGGTCGACGATGCGCGATGGCGCCGCTTCGAGGCGAGGCAAGGACGGTTCGATCGCAATATGGATGCCGTAACGCACACGCGCGTGACGTGCGCCGACGGAGCGCGCACGCCTGCCGCACAATGGTTGCGTCGACCCGACACCACGCTCGATCAACTCCGCACGACGGGAGCTGTGGTCCTGGAGGTGGCGCCGGGAGAGGAAGCGACAGACTGCTGGAGCGTCGAGACTGCCTGCAAGTACAGTGGCTATCTGGAGCGCCAGAAGGCGGCGGTTGCTCGCGCGCGACGCCTCGAAGCGCGACGGATTCCCGCCGGTATCACGTACGGGGCGATTTCAGGACTTTCCGCCGAGGTGGTGGAACGGCTAAGCGCCGTCAGGCCGGAGACAATCGGCCAGGCGTCGCGGATTCCAGGCGTGACGCCCGCCGCTGTCGAGCTCATCGCCTGCCGGCTGGACAGGTAG
- the atpH gene encoding ATP synthase F1 subunit delta: MTDYAAATRYARALFEASLDGDLSSTEQDLATFAELLEEHAILSRALLNPAIPPSRKRAVVEAVLGKLPDCATVVRRLLLMLAERDRLALLPEVRDVFHDLLLDHRGIVHARVTTAEPLDPGRLAAITRTLETATGREVQLETAVDVGLVGGMVTRIGGTVFDGSVAHHITRLRQRFMTA, translated from the coding sequence ATGACCGACTACGCGGCGGCAACGCGATACGCGCGCGCTCTGTTCGAGGCGAGCCTCGACGGCGACCTGTCGAGTACCGAGCAGGACTTGGCGACGTTCGCGGAGTTGCTCGAGGAACACGCGATACTGTCGCGCGCCCTGCTGAACCCGGCGATCCCGCCGTCGCGCAAGCGGGCGGTGGTCGAGGCGGTACTGGGAAAGTTGCCGGATTGCGCGACCGTGGTGCGGCGCCTGCTGCTGATGCTGGCCGAGCGCGATCGGCTCGCGCTGCTGCCGGAGGTGCGAGACGTGTTCCACGACCTGCTGCTGGATCACCGCGGGATCGTGCACGCCCGGGTGACGACGGCGGAACCGCTCGATCCGGGGCGCCTGGCGGCGATCACGCGGACTCTCGAGACGGCGACGGGGCGCGAAGTGCAGTTGGAGACTGCTGTCGATGTGGGGCTGGTGGGCGGGATGGTGACGCGGATTGGCGGCACGGTGTTCGACGGCAGCGTCGCGCATCACATCACGCGGCTTCGCCAGCGGTTCATGACCGCCTGA